One stretch of Arachis duranensis cultivar V14167 chromosome 1, aradu.V14167.gnm2.J7QH, whole genome shotgun sequence DNA includes these proteins:
- the LOC107475667 gene encoding uncharacterized protein LOC107475667, with product MGRVSGTEKQEFTEMEDTEFTDSQLICHVRDALLAVTLGDRENYDELVGYLHRKESLNPDQIALLETTLKALSGTVSCIDSVHHESLLSAVYRMSLWNYGTSIMDALVELIVSLAASNGKYIDWSLEMLVNNFTPPYHLMDSLKQESGIEKKNKVLSRVHAAFEAIAVLVPLAPLRLSPIVVQRMPLTYSKGPEILMYVENMLKLESGAIGEIVGVTMLPAIVDRLIELDVEIGWDGLLQEDAKGIFEMELEDAEFADADGDDNLPAAEYLNRKSLEGNTIAEKLDSLIELTFLHLESCQSSGRLSEVFDVLVRSFQRTILNAYKSKFTQFVVFYACALDPEDCGEKFAMVLTEMFLSNVNPSNTRMSAVAYLASYLSRAKFVSPALVASILQRLVDWCLNYCKSHDSVMNPRAHQVFYSGCQALMYLLCFRMRSLMDAPRLKVQLLNMPMEPILQHKLNPLKVCLPTVVVEFLRQAKAAKLFMTSESFAFDDMLESNLSRAFGGIDRLDMFFPFDPCLLKKSESYIRPHFARWSKIKCDDADNGEFSESGSDASDDKFVDMNENDMIEDDMTVSVQPGLDFNPDLNRMSITPKNKSLLHFQQQNARMPARIRPSTSPESL from the exons ATGGGAAGGGTTAGTGGAACCGAGAAGCAAGAGTTTACTGAGATGGAGGACACTGAATTCACTGATTCTCAGCTAATTTGTCATGTTAGAGATGCACTTTTAGCAGTCACTTTG GGTGACAGAGAGAATTATGATGAGCTTGTTGGTTATTTGCACCGGAAAGAGAGTCTTAATCCCGATCAGATTGCTCTACTTGAG ACAACTTTGAAGGCACTCTCTGGAACAGTCTCATGCATAGATTCTGTTCATCACGAATCTCTTCTTTCTGCA GTTTATAGAATGAGCCTGTGGAATTATGGAACTTCTATTATGGATGCACTGGTTGAGCTGATTGTATCCTTG GCTGCTTCCAATGGGAAATATATCGATTGGTCTTTGGAGATGCTTGTGAATAACTTCACTCCACCTTATCACCTCATGGATAGTCTGAAGCAGGAGAGTGGAATTGAAAAGAAGAATAAAGTTCTGTCTCGTGTGCATGCTGCTTTTGAAGCCATAGCTGTTTTGGTGCCTCTTGCCCCTTTGCGACTCTCTCCAATAGTTGTCCAGAGGATGCCCTTAACCTACAGTAAGGGACCG GAGATTCTCATGTACGTGGAGAACATGTTAAAGTTGGAAAGTGGTGCAATTGGAGAAATTGTTGGTGTTACGATGCTGCCTGCTATTGTAGATAGGTTGATAGAGCTTGAT GTCGAAATTGGATGGGATGGCCTCTTGCAGGAAGATGCCAAAGGCATATTTGAAATGGAATTAGAGGATGCCGAATTCGCAGATGCGGATGGGGATGATAATCTG cCTGCTGCAGAATATTTAAATAGGAAAAGTTTGGAGGGAAACACAATTGCTGAGAAATTAGATAGCTTGATTGAGCTGACCTTTTTGCATCTTGAGTCCTGTCAAAGCAGTGGCCGTTTGTCTGAG gTATTTGATGTTCTAGTGAGATCATTTCAAAGGACTATTTTGAATGCCTACAAGTCAAAATTCACCCAg TTTGTGGTGTTCTATGCATGTGCACTTGATCCTGAAGATTGTGGGGAGAAGTTCGCCATGGTTCTTACAGAGATGTTTCTTAGCAATGTTAATCCCTCCAATACTAG GATGAGTGCTGTTGCTTATCTTGCTAGTTATTTGTCCCGTGCAAAGTTTGTTTCACCGGCATTGGTTGCTAGCATCTTACAAAG ATTGGTAGATTGGTGTCTTAACTATTGCAAGTCACATGATTCTGTTATGAACCCGCGAGCACATCAAGTTTTTTATTCTGGTTGTCAG GCTCTCATGTATTTGCTGTGTTTTCGAATGAGATCTCTGATGGATGCTCCAAGACTCAAAGTGCAACTTCTAAATATGCCCATGGAGCCAATCTTGCAACATAAATTGAATCCTTTGAAG GTTTGTCTACCTACTGTAGTAGTGGAATTCCTAAGACAAGCAAAGGCTGCTAAGCTCTTCATGACATCGGAATCATTTGCCTTCGATGATATGCTCGAATCTAATCTTTCGAGGGCATTTGGCGGGATAGATAGACTCGACATGTTCTTTCCTTTTGATCCTTGTTTACTGAAGAAAAGTGAAAG TTACATAAGGCCACATTTTGCACGCTGGTCAAAGATCAAATGTGATGATGCCGACAATGGCGAATTCAGTGAAAGTGGCAGCGATGCATCTGATGACAAATTTGTCGAcatgaatgagaatgatatgaTTGAAGATGACATGACAGTGAGTGTACAACCAGGTTTGGATTTCAACCCTGACTTGAATAGAATGTCAATCACGCCCAAGAACAAGTCTTTGTTGCATTTTCAACAGCAAAATGCAAGAATGCCCGCAAGAATCAGACCATCCACTAGTCCAGAGTCTTTGTAA